In a single window of the Megalobrama amblycephala isolate DHTTF-2021 linkage group LG3, ASM1881202v1, whole genome shotgun sequence genome:
- the LOC125264915 gene encoding leukotriene B4 receptor 1-like, whose translation MQNHSGSSLNSTSWTTVDLVSSGLMSLCFMIGVPGNIAVILFIVKHFKKNNFTVQLMLNLAAADILCLITLPVWIYNVLNSIDQSTCKLFTALVYCSMYSSVITVTMLSVYRCLRVRHLQLWSRMSRRRERVLLFCGWALSLLFSCPGVLTQEIIKSESKMECERKLDSVAKLIVAVMESLFGFLLPFIIMLTSYYYLHKMATQGAFRQSYRPTKLVTRIVIIFFIFWAPHQIIKLEEICAVFLKSQPVLSPAGDIAGSLTFINSCVNPFLYAFSSKSLDQHKTQVESRRTKGSQHSQSDHSRAVKSSLNPSKT comes from the coding sequence ATGCAGAACCACAGCGGTTCCAGTTTAAACTCCACCAGCTGGACGACCGTTGATCTGGTCAGCagtggtctgatgagtctctgCTTCATGATTGGAGTTCCTGGTAATATTGCAGTAATTCTTTTCATagttaaacatttcaaaaagaaCAATTTCACCGTTCAACTGATGCTGAATCTGGCAGCTGCAGACATCTTGTGTTTGATAACCCTGCCTGTGTGGATCTACAATGTCCTAAACAGCATTGACCAATCAACCTGCAAGCTTTTCACAGCACTCGTCTACTGCAGTATGTACTCAAGTGTGATTACAGTAACTATGCTGAGTGTTTATCGTTGTTTACGGGTTCGGCATCTTCAGCTGTGGTCCAGAATGAgcagaagaagagagagagtgCTGCTGTTCTGTGGCTGGGCTCTGTCACTGCTTTTCTCTTGTCCTGGTGTACTTACACAAGAGATCATTAAAAGTGAATCCAAAATGGAGTGTGAAAGAAAACTGGATTCAGTTGCCAAGCTCATTGTTGCTGTAATGgagtcgctgtttggatttctTCTTCCGTTCATAATCATGTTGACTTCATATTATTACTTACATAAAATGGCCACACAGGGAGCGTTCAGACAGAGCTACAGACCAACCAAACTGGTGACCCGGATTGTcatcattttcttcattttttgggCTCCGCACCAAATAATAAAATTAGAAgaaatttgtgcagtttttttaaaatcacaGCCAGTTCTATCTCCTGCCGGTGACATTGCTGGAAGTCTTACGTTCATCAACAGTTGTGTGAATCCATTCCTCTATGCTTTTTCCTCAAAGAGTTTAGATCAACACAAAACGCAAGTGGAGTCCAGAAGAACTAAAGGCTCACAACACTCCCAGAGCGATCATTCAAGAGCTGTGAAGAGCTCACTGAACCCTAGTAAAACCTGA